The following is a genomic window from Janibacter sp. DB-40.
ATGGGTGTCGTAGACCTCCTTCTCTGCCTCACGGGACAGCGGTTAAAGGATGTCGGTCGGCTCGACCCTACCGCTCCCGGCGGGCCCGCCGCACCACGGTCCACCTCATTCATCACACCATTGTTTTGGTTATGTCTCCCATAACCTCTTATTATTTTTCGGTGACCGCCCCACCCCTGCTCGATCTCCAGGGCCTGCGCAAGGAGTTCCCCTCCCCCAGCGGCCCCGTCGTCGCCCTCGAGGACATCACCCTGTCCGTCCCGAGAGGCTCCATCCACGGCATCGTCGGCCGCTCCGGCGCCGGCAAGTCGACGCTGATCCGCTGCCTGACCGGCCTCGAGCAGCCCACCAGCGGCCGTGTCGTGCTCGACGGCACCGACGTGACCGGACTGAGTGGCCGCGCCCTGCGTGCCGCCCGCCGCCGTTTCGGGATGGTCTTCCAGCACGCGAACGTCCTCGACTCCCGCTCGGCAGCCGACAACATCGCCCTCCCGCTGGAGATCGCGGGCTGGTCACGGGCCGAGCGCGCCGCACGCGTGACCGAGCTGCTCGACCTCGTCGGCCTGGCCGACCGAGCGGACAACCACCCGGCCCAGCTCTCCGGCGGCCAGCAACAGCGGGTCGGGATCGCCCGTGCCCTGGCCCCGCGGCCGGACATCCTCCTGTGCGACGAGCCCACGTCCGCCCTCGACGCCACGACCACGCGGCAGGTCCTCGGATTCCTGCGGGGCCTGCGGGACCGCCTCGGGATCACGGTGGTGATCATCACCCATGAGCCCCAGGTCGTCCGCGAGGTCTGCGACGCGGTGACGCTTCTCGGTGACGGGTCGCTCCTCGAGACCGGCACGATCGCCGAGGTGGTCACCGACCCGGGCACGCGGCTGCACCACGACCTCATCCCCCTTCCGCCCGTACCGACGGAGGCGAGGGCGGCACACGTCACGGTCGCCCTCGGGCAGCCACGGGCGAGCGCGTCGAGCGTCGACCAGGTGCTCGCGCTCCTGCGGGACAACGACGTCCCGGCCGAGGTGACCGCAGCCACCCTCGAGACCATCGGCGGCCGTCGGGTCGGCCGCATCCAGCTCGAGGTCGGCGACGCGCGCCGCCTCGACACCGCCGTGGCCCTCCTCGACGCAGCACGGCTCGCCCCGGAGGTGGCCGCATGATCTCGCTCGCCGGGCTCACCACGGAGTCACGCTGGCTCGACAACCCCGTCCTCCACCAGCAGCTCCCCGAGGCCACGCTCGAGACCCTCGCCATGACCGGGGTCTCCGGCGTCCTGACCGCGGTCCTCGGGGTGGTTGTCGGCGTGCTCCTCCACGGCACCTCCCCCGGCGGGATCTTCCCCCACCGGGGGACGAACAACGTCCTGGGTGCGGCCGTCAACCTCGGCCGGTCGATGCCCTTCCTCATCCTGATGATCGCGATCATCCCGTTCACCCGCTGGGTCGTCGGGACATCCATCGGCTGGCAGGCCGCCTGCGTCCCGCTGACCATCGGAGCCGTGCCCTTCTACGCCCGCCTCGTCGAGACCTCGCTGCGCGAGGTCTCACCCGGCACGGTCGAGGCGGCCCTCATGATGGGCGCGACCCGTTGGGAGACCGTGCGCAAGGTCCTCCTGCCCGAGTCGCTGCCGGGCCTCGTGGCCGGTCTGACGACGACCCTCATCGCCCTCATCGGCTACACCGCGATGGCCGGTGCCGCGGGCGCCGGCGGTCTCGGAGACGTCGCGATCATCTACGGCTACAACCGCTTCGAGTACGACGTCATGATCGCCTGCGTCGTCCTGCTCGTCGTCATCGTCACCCTCGTCCAAGTCGTCGGCGACCTCGTCGCCCGTCGCCTCGACCACCGCTGACCCGCACCCACCGAGAGGAACACATGTCCCCCCTTCGCCACACCTCGCGCGCCGCTGCGCTCCTCGCCGTCTCCGCACTGGTCCTGACCGGCTGCGGCGCCGGTGGCAACGACGACGCCGGGCCCGAGACCGGTGAGGACGGCGTCACCACGATCACGGTCGGCGCCTCCGCGACACCGCACGCCGAGATCCTCGAGTACGTCGACGCCAACCTGGCCGCCGACCGGAAGATCGACCTCGAGATCCAGACCTTCGACGACTACATCCAGCCCAACGTGCAGCTCTCCGAGGGCACCCTCGACGCGAACTACTACCAGCACCTGCCCTACTTCGAGGAGCAGGTCGAGGACCGCGGCTACGACTTCGCCCACTTCTCGGGCGTCCACATCGAGCCCTTCGCCCTCCACTCCGCCTCGATCGAGGACGTGAAGGACCTGCCGAAGGGCGGTCAGGTCGGCATCAACAACGACCCGTCGAACCAGGGTCGCGCGCTCGTCCTCCTCGAGGACGCAGGTGTCATCACGCTCGCCGAGGGCACCGACGCGACCACCGCGACCGTCAACGACATCGCAGAGAACCCCAAGGGCCTCGAGTTCGTCGAGACCGCCGCGGCCCAGCTACCCCGCTCGCTCGAGGACCTCGACGCCGCCGTCATCAACGGCAACTACGCGATCGAGGCCGGCCTGTCCGTCGACGACGCGCTCCTCGTCGAGAAGGGCGAGGACAGCCCGTACGCCAACTTCGTCGCGGTCCAGCAGGCCAACAAGGACGACGAGGCCCTCGTGGCCCTCGACGAACTGCTGCACTCCCCCGAGGTCGAGGCCTACATCGAGAAGACGTGGCCGAACGGCGAGGTCCTGCCCGCCTTCTGATCGCGTCAGGGTCCGGACGGATCGCTCGCCCGGGGACGGCCGTCCGGCCGGTCGTCGCGTACCCCAGTGATGACCGGACGGTGGCCGACGACGGTGGCGACCGCA
Proteins encoded in this region:
- a CDS encoding methionine ABC transporter permease, translated to MISLAGLTTESRWLDNPVLHQQLPEATLETLAMTGVSGVLTAVLGVVVGVLLHGTSPGGIFPHRGTNNVLGAAVNLGRSMPFLILMIAIIPFTRWVVGTSIGWQAACVPLTIGAVPFYARLVETSLREVSPGTVEAALMMGATRWETVRKVLLPESLPGLVAGLTTTLIALIGYTAMAGAAGAGGLGDVAIIYGYNRFEYDVMIACVVLLVVIVTLVQVVGDLVARRLDHR
- a CDS encoding ATP-binding cassette domain-containing protein → MLDLQGLRKEFPSPSGPVVALEDITLSVPRGSIHGIVGRSGAGKSTLIRCLTGLEQPTSGRVVLDGTDVTGLSGRALRAARRRFGMVFQHANVLDSRSAADNIALPLEIAGWSRAERAARVTELLDLVGLADRADNHPAQLSGGQQQRVGIARALAPRPDILLCDEPTSALDATTTRQVLGFLRGLRDRLGITVVIITHEPQVVREVCDAVTLLGDGSLLETGTIAEVVTDPGTRLHHDLIPLPPVPTEARAAHVTVALGQPRASASSVDQVLALLRDNDVPAEVTAATLETIGGRRVGRIQLEVGDARRLDTAVALLDAARLAPEVAA
- a CDS encoding MetQ/NlpA family ABC transporter substrate-binding protein, yielding MSPLRHTSRAAALLAVSALVLTGCGAGGNDDAGPETGEDGVTTITVGASATPHAEILEYVDANLAADRKIDLEIQTFDDYIQPNVQLSEGTLDANYYQHLPYFEEQVEDRGYDFAHFSGVHIEPFALHSASIEDVKDLPKGGQVGINNDPSNQGRALVLLEDAGVITLAEGTDATTATVNDIAENPKGLEFVETAAAQLPRSLEDLDAAVINGNYAIEAGLSVDDALLVEKGEDSPYANFVAVQQANKDDEALVALDELLHSPEVEAYIEKTWPNGEVLPAF